The Candidatus Caldatribacterium sp. genome has a window encoding:
- the rpmD gene encoding 50S ribosomal protein L30: MLRITLARSPIGHPESHKRTVRALGFKKLYETIVKEDSPSIRGMIAKVNYLLKVEEI; encoded by the coding sequence ATGCTGCGGATTACCTTGGCACGAAGTCCCATTGGACATCCTGAGTCCCACAAGCGCACCGTTCGTGCGCTGGGCTTTAAGAAGCTCTACGAGACCATTGTGAAGGAAGATTCTCCGTCCATTCGGGGAATGATTGCTAAGGTGAACTACCTGTTGAAAGTTGAGGAAATATAG
- the rplR gene encoding 50S ribosomal protein L18 produces MIISEKRGKWERRIRRHLRVRKRVRGTLERPRLSVFRSLKHIYAQIINDDEGRTLVAASSLSPEIRGLKGTKTEIARAVGRLLAQKALEKGITKVVFDRGGYKYHGRVKALAEGAREAGLIF; encoded by the coding sequence ATGATTATCAGCGAAAAGCGAGGAAAATGGGAGCGCCGAATTCGCCGGCACCTAAGGGTTCGCAAAAGGGTGCGGGGGACTCTCGAGCGCCCTCGACTTTCGGTCTTTCGGAGTCTGAAGCACATCTACGCCCAGATCATCAATGACGATGAGGGAAGAACCCTGGTTGCCGCATCCTCTCTATCACCCGAGATTCGAGGTCTCAAGGGGACCAAAACGGAGATTGCTCGAGCTGTTGGGCGTCTCCTTGCGCAAAAGGCCTTGGAGAAGGGTATCACGAAGGTCGTTTTCGATCGCGGTGGGTACAAGTACCACGGACGAGTCAAGGCTCTCGCTGAGGGAGCGCGTGAGGCAGGGTTAATCTTTTAG
- the rpsE gene encoding 30S ribosomal protein S5 has protein sequence MGRINPEGMELQERLIAVTRVSKVVKGGKRFRFRALVAVGNGDGVVGIGLGKAKEVPDAVRKAVERAKRSLIRFPMRGTTIVHEVRGEFGASTVVLKPAAPGTGVIAGGTVRAIMEVAGVKDILTKSLGNNNPINLALATMRGLQSLRDPREVALLRGKTIAELFEPQKGGK, from the coding sequence ATGGGGAGAATCAACCCAGAGGGAATGGAGCTTCAGGAACGGCTCATTGCTGTCACCAGAGTCAGCAAGGTTGTCAAGGGAGGAAAGCGTTTTAGATTCCGGGCCCTTGTGGCTGTGGGGAATGGAGATGGTGTCGTCGGTATAGGCCTTGGCAAGGCGAAGGAAGTCCCCGATGCAGTGCGGAAAGCCGTGGAGAGAGCCAAAAGGTCTCTCATTCGATTCCCTATGCGGGGGACGACCATCGTTCATGAAGTACGAGGTGAGTTCGGAGCAAGTACTGTCGTCCTGAAGCCTGCAGCACCGGGAACAGGGGTCATTGCGGGTGGTACTGTCCGGGCGATTATGGAAGTGGCAGGGGTTAAGGACATCCTCACGAAGTCCTTAGGGAACAATAACCCTATTAATCTTGCTCTGGCGACTATGCGAGGACTGCAAAGCCTCCGGGATCCACGGGAAGTGGCGCTTCTGCGGGGGAAAACAATCGCAGAGCTTTTCGAGCCCCAGAAGGGAGGGAAGTGA
- the rplF gene encoding 50S ribosomal protein L6 yields the protein MSRIGRKPIEIPQGVEVTIEGTTVTVKGPKGTLTRTFHPRMRIEREGNLLRVVRPGDTKLDKSLHGLTRSLLFNMVEGVTKGFEKALEINGLGYRAQKRGETLVLNVGFTHPVEIDPPEGISFEVEGQVIRVKGIDKEKVGQVAADIRKIRKVEPYKGTGIKYVDEVVRRKQGKAAAK from the coding sequence ATGTCGCGGATTGGGCGAAAACCTATTGAGATTCCGCAAGGAGTAGAGGTAACCATAGAAGGGACGACGGTCACCGTAAAGGGTCCAAAAGGAACCTTGACCCGAACTTTCCACCCTCGCATGCGAATCGAGAGAGAAGGCAACCTCTTGCGGGTAGTGCGTCCTGGAGATACGAAGCTTGACAAGTCTCTGCATGGTCTCACAAGGAGCCTTCTCTTCAACATGGTTGAAGGCGTCACGAAGGGTTTTGAAAAGGCCCTCGAGATCAATGGTTTGGGATACCGCGCCCAGAAACGAGGGGAGACTCTTGTTCTGAACGTTGGCTTTACGCACCCTGTGGAAATTGACCCTCCTGAGGGCATTTCCTTTGAGGTAGAGGGACAGGTCATCCGGGTTAAGGGCATTGATAAAGAAAAAGTTGGCCAGGTAGCGGCAGATATCCGCAAGATACGAAAGGTTGAGCCCTACAAGGGTACAGGCATCAAGTACGTTGACGAAGTTGTCCGGAGAAAGCAGGGTAAGGCAGCGGCGAAATAG